In Atribacteraceae bacterium, the DNA window ATCCAACTGTTTTTCCAGGATATCGAACTCATTCATCATTTTTTTTTTTCACCCAGTAGATACTCTTTTATCTTTTCCTCTCCCTCTTAGGAGTCCTAAGGCCAGCGATCCGACAACAGATACAGGAAACGAGACCGTCCAGGATTTACGGTCGAACCAGGCATACAATGATGGATGTTCCGGGCGTGGAAATTGCCATGCTTCTTTGAGCAGGAAATTGGTATAAAAAGAAAGGAAGAAAAGATGCGGTCGTGAACACCCAGTCCAAAAAAGGCCGTGAAATCTGTTGAAAACTCAATAAAACGTTCATACCAGCCATGGTTCTCTCCTTTCTCCTCGCTTCCCTGGGTTTTTCCAATTACCGACTATTATATCGAATTCGGCGAGGTTCGCCAGAACTCGGGATTCCCTATGTAAATACGAAGTAAAAAGGGTAGAAGGGGGGCATTTTCATAGAGTCTTGACAGCCTATCTTCCCATTCCTTGCGAAACAGGGGAGATTTCAGTATAATTCGTCTAATTCGTTGTTTCTTGGGCTATTCAAGCCGCGCCTTGTGTTACACCTCAATACGAGAGCCCTGAATCGGCGTAAATCTGCTCTGGGAGGATAATGTTCATGGTTAAAATCATCGACACCACATTGCGGGATGCCCACCAATCCCTGATCGCCACCCGGATGCGAACCGAAGACATGCTTCCGATCCTCAATAAATTGGACGAGGTCGGTTTCTATTCACTGGAAGTTTGGGGCGGGGCGACTTTCGACTCCTCCATCCGATTTCTGGCTGAAGACCCTTGGGAACGCCTTCGGAAAATCCGTGCCGGCGTCAAAAAAACCAAACTACAGATGCTTCTGCGAGGCCAGAACCTCTTAGGATACCGTCACTATAGCGACGATATCGTGAAACGGTTTGTCCCCTTGTGTGTGAAAAACGGCATCGATATTATCCGGGTGTTCGACGCTCTCAACGATATCCGGAATATGGAACTGGCTATCCGTATGGCCAAAGACGCCGGCGCCGTGGTACAGGGGGGAATATCCTATACCACGAGTCCCGTCCATACCATAGAGAATTTCGTCGAGCTGGCGGTTCAGCTCAAGCGGTTGGGTTCCGACGTGATTTGCATCAAAGACATGTCAGGGATCATTTCACCCAAGGTTGCCTTTGAACTGGTCACCGCCCTGAAAAAAAACGTCAACCTCCCCGTCGACCTCCACACCCATTCGACGAGCGGGATGGGGATGCTGAGCTATTATGCCGCCTGCCAGGCCGGGGTAGACATTATCGATTGCGCTTTCTCGCCGTTTGCCGGTGGGACGTCCCAGCCACCGCTCGAGGCCATGGTGGCCGGACTCCAGAATACGCCCTATGACACGGGTATTAACCTGGAACAATTGCTGGACATAGGCTACTATTTTCTTAAGATCAAGGAAAAATACGTCTCATTGTGTAGTCCGGTCGCCGAACGGTCGGACGTCAGCGTCTTGATCCACCAAGTCCCCGGTGGTATGATTTCCAACCTGTATTCCCAGCTCAAAGAGCAAAAAGCTCTGGGCCGGTATAACGACGTCTTGAAAGAAGTACCCCGGGTCCGCGCAGATTTAGGGTATCCCCCGCTGGTCACCCCGACCAGCCAGATTGTGGGCATCCAGGCGGTACTCAATGTCCTCCAGGGTGAACGCTATAAAAAGGTTACCGAAGAAGTGAAAAACTACTGCCTTGGACTATACGGTAAGCCCTCCGCTCCGATCAATCCGGAAATTCTGAAAAAAGTCATCGGAGACCGTAAGCCGATCGATGTCCGGCCAGCCGATATTTTGGAACCCGAACTGGAAAAAATCCAGAAAGAAGCCGAGGAGCAAAAGGTCCCCATCAACTCTGAGGAAGACCTGATGATGTATGCCCTTTATCCACAGATTGCCGCCAAGCTCCTGCGTGGCGAAGCGGTCGCCGAAGAGCTGGTGTGCGAAATGAAACCATCCGCTGTGCCTGCGACAACTTCACTGGTATCCGATGAGTTCATCATTACGGTAGACGATGAGGAATTTAGGGTTAAAATCCGTCCGGCCATCGATGGCCGGGAAGCCAAGGAAGCGGTGCCGGAGTCTCCCCGCAAGCGCAAAGACATTCCCCAAGGAGCGGTGATTTCGCCCATGCAGGGTATGGTCGTTTCCCTGAAGAAAAATATCGGCGACCCGGTGCAGGTTGGCGAAACGCTGGTTGTTCTGGAGGCAATGAAGATGCAAAATGAAATCCATGCCGTTACCGAAGGTATCGTCAAAGAAGTGTATACCTTCGCCACCGAGATCGTCGACTC includes these proteins:
- the oadA gene encoding sodium-extruding oxaloacetate decarboxylase subunit alpha produces the protein MVKIIDTTLRDAHQSLIATRMRTEDMLPILNKLDEVGFYSLEVWGGATFDSSIRFLAEDPWERLRKIRAGVKKTKLQMLLRGQNLLGYRHYSDDIVKRFVPLCVKNGIDIIRVFDALNDIRNMELAIRMAKDAGAVVQGGISYTTSPVHTIENFVELAVQLKRLGSDVICIKDMSGIISPKVAFELVTALKKNVNLPVDLHTHSTSGMGMLSYYAACQAGVDIIDCAFSPFAGGTSQPPLEAMVAGLQNTPYDTGINLEQLLDIGYYFLKIKEKYVSLCSPVAERSDVSVLIHQVPGGMISNLYSQLKEQKALGRYNDVLKEVPRVRADLGYPPLVTPTSQIVGIQAVLNVLQGERYKKVTEEVKNYCLGLYGKPSAPINPEILKKVIGDRKPIDVRPADILEPELEKIQKEAEEQKVPINSEEDLMMYALYPQIAAKLLRGEAVAEELVCEMKPSAVPATTSLVSDEFIITVDDEEFRVKIRPAIDGREAKEAVPESPRKRKDIPQGAVISPMQGMVVSLKKNIGDPVQVGETLVVLEAMKMQNEIHAVTEGIVKEVYTFATEIVDSGDVLMVIE